The proteins below come from a single Pseudomonas sp. MYb118 genomic window:
- a CDS encoding TRAP transporter large permease subunit, whose protein sequence is MTDVPPAEGLSPRQATFRLGRALDTGLRWLTEGSAALLVVVEVALLFCNVFSRYVLNQPIVWGDELASLLFLWLAMLGSVVAMRRGEHMRLTSFIARLSVEKREFVDTLGAVIVITFIGLLFTPAWEYVSDEWIITTAALEIPNAFRVSAIAVGLSLMLMTCVARLLTRARLIDFSVSVAMLASLGALLWVGESTMLLMGNWNLVIFFMIGVMAMIVIGVPIMVAFGLATVAYLSSMTSTPLSLVVGRMDEGMASLILLAIPLFVFLGALIEAMGMARAMIRFLCSLIGHVRGGLSYVLIGAIYLISGISGSKAADMAAIAPALFPEMKKRGEDENELVAMLNASGAMSETIPPSLVLITIGSVTGVSISALFTGGFMPAVVGAIAMAAVIWWKNRKGQASTGKRASGKEIGHSLLLALPALALPFVIRTAVVEGVATATEVAAIGVAYTFIVGLLCYRCFDWRRLYPILVSTASLSGAILIIIGSATAMAWALTQSGFSHQLAQVMATVPGGAMGFLIISAVAFILLGSFLEGIPAIVLFGPLLFPIAKALGINDVHYAMVAIFAMGLGLFAPPFGVGFYAACAIAKVDPSGAMRRVWPYLGALVVALGVLIAVPWVSIGFLPNK, encoded by the coding sequence ATGACGGACGTTCCCCCTGCTGAAGGACTCAGCCCCCGCCAGGCCACCTTTCGCCTGGGCCGCGCACTCGACACCGGCCTGCGCTGGCTGACCGAGGGCAGCGCGGCGTTGCTGGTGGTGGTCGAAGTCGCCCTGCTGTTCTGCAACGTGTTTTCGCGCTACGTGCTCAACCAGCCGATCGTCTGGGGTGACGAACTGGCATCGCTGCTGTTCCTGTGGCTGGCGATGCTCGGCTCGGTGGTGGCGATGCGGCGCGGCGAGCACATGCGCCTGACCTCGTTCATCGCGCGGCTCTCGGTGGAAAAGCGTGAATTCGTCGACACCCTCGGCGCGGTAATCGTCATCACGTTCATCGGGCTGTTGTTCACCCCGGCGTGGGAGTACGTCAGCGACGAATGGATCATCACCACCGCCGCCCTGGAAATCCCCAACGCCTTTCGCGTATCAGCCATTGCCGTCGGCCTGAGCCTGATGCTGATGACCTGCGTCGCCCGCCTGCTGACCCGGGCGCGGTTGATCGACTTCTCGGTGTCGGTGGCGATGCTCGCGTCCCTCGGCGCGCTGTTGTGGGTAGGCGAAAGCACGATGCTGTTGATGGGCAACTGGAACCTGGTGATCTTTTTCATGATTGGGGTGATGGCGATGATCGTCATCGGCGTGCCGATCATGGTCGCGTTCGGCCTGGCGACGGTGGCGTACCTGTCGAGCATGACCAGCACGCCGCTGAGCCTGGTGGTCGGGCGGATGGACGAAGGCATGGCCAGCCTGATTCTGCTGGCGATCCCGCTGTTCGTGTTCCTCGGCGCGCTGATCGAGGCCATGGGCATGGCGCGGGCGATGATCCGCTTCCTGTGCTCGTTGATCGGTCACGTGCGTGGCGGCCTGTCCTATGTGCTGATTGGCGCGATCTACCTGATCTCGGGTATTTCCGGCTCGAAAGCGGCGGACATGGCGGCCATCGCCCCGGCGTTGTTCCCGGAAATGAAGAAGCGCGGCGAAGATGAAAACGAACTGGTGGCGATGCTCAATGCCTCCGGCGCCATGTCGGAAACCATCCCGCCGAGCCTGGTGCTGATCACCATCGGTTCGGTCACCGGCGTGTCGATTTCCGCGCTGTTCACCGGTGGCTTCATGCCGGCGGTGGTCGGCGCAATCGCCATGGCGGCGGTGATCTGGTGGAAGAACCGCAAGGGCCAGGCGTCCACGGGCAAACGCGCCTCGGGCAAGGAAATCGGCCACTCGCTGCTGCTGGCCCTGCCCGCACTGGCCCTGCCCTTCGTGATCCGCACGGCGGTGGTCGAAGGCGTGGCCACCGCCACCGAAGTCGCCGCCATCGGCGTCGCCTACACCTTCATCGTCGGCCTGCTGTGCTATCGCTGCTTCGACTGGCGCCGGCTGTACCCGATCCTGGTCAGCACCGCATCGCTGTCCGGGGCAATCCTGATCATCATCGGCAGCGCCACGGCCATGGCCTGGGCACTGACCCAATCGGGCTTCTCGCATCAACTGGCGCAAGTCATGGCCACGGTGCCCGGTGGCGCCATGGGCTTCCTGATCATTTCGGCGGTGGCGTTCATCCTGCTCGGCAGTTTCCTGGAAGGCATCCCGGCCATCGTGCTGTTCGGCCCGCTGCTGTTTCCGATTGCCAAGGCCCTGGGCATCAACGACGTGCACTACGCGATGGTGGCGATCTTCGCCATGGGCCTGGGCCTGTTCGCACCGCCGTTCGGCGTGGGCTTCTATGCCGCGTGTGCCATCGCCAAGGTCGACCCCAGCGGCGCCATGCGCCGGGTCTGGCCTTATCTCGGTGCGCTGGTGGTGGCCCTCGGGGTGCTGATCGCCGTGCCGTGGGTGTCCATCGGCTTCCTGCCCAACAAGTGA